A segment of the Bufo bufo chromosome 5, aBufBuf1.1, whole genome shotgun sequence genome:
CAGTACCAATCACCATAAGCACACTagcaaaacaaatatatatatatatatatatatatatatatatatatatatatagccactaATGGATGCTATTATGATGACCTTTAGAAACCTACAGATTTGTGGATAACTAATAGCATCTTTTACTGTCCTCTACAGGAGGGTTGGAGTGGTCCTTTAAAGTGCAACTCTTAACCATAACTTATCTTTTCATCAATGGTGGATTTCAATATGACTGGCTTAAACGTAAATGACTGCTTTATAGACCCCAGGCTTTGCCTTATGAGCTGACAGTCCAGATCCACTCTGCTGTCATTAGTAATGGAGGGAATTTTCACATTATTGGCTCCATTGTGAGAGTCACTGGTTTACAATGCTCTTATTTTCTATATCCTGAACGATTAGCTGAGAGAGATTCGGGGTCAGTGCACTGAGTCTGTCTGTTCTGTTGATTTTCAGATCTTTTGGTTTTAATTTCCTGAAGCAGTTGGATTTTACTGCAGGGTTTCCTGCTATTAGCTGCACTCCGGAAGAACGCATGCGCCAATTAGCGCTTCAAAGAGCTCCTTTCCACAAAGATGGAGCAGATCCTCCACAATACCagtacacatcatcatcatcacatgctGCCGACAATCTCCATTTACACATGCCATAGACCCTAATATTTATATATAGATTGCACAcacatttttttcctgaaatctAATGGTTAATTTTAGCTGCACAGTTTTTGTCGCCAAATGTGCAGCAGTGATCCTATAATGCATGCCGGGTTATTAATGGCCATGGACTATGGAGGAGGGGGAGGCCCAGCTCTTTGGACAAGAAGGTAGACCATAAATGAGAAGCAGCAGTGTGTCCCTCAGATCCACGCAGTATAATGCTGCCCTCTGGCACAGGTCATGTCACTCAGGAAGTCCTGGTCAGGCACTTCTCCAGTGCAGATGGCAGCCCAGCTTAAATGATTTAGTGCACTGTTTTCAGTGGAAACAACTTTGGGTTTAGGTCTTTAACTATTATCATATTGAAATGGCTTTCTCTTAAAGAGCACAAAATGAAGCCAATCGAGAACGATTAGTGCACGTCTACTACTGCCAGAGAAGCACCAGGCTACTTACCCTCCACTAAGGATGTCAGCAATGTGACATTAGCAGCTTTACGCCTCCCAGCTGGAAGGTTTAATCCGATCTTATCTAATTTTTCTCTCAGTGATCGGCCACCATTTTTAGATTTCGCCCTGTGAAGAATGTATCAATTATTACATAACAAGCAATATAAACTATAGTatcaaatacaataaataataaataggaCTGTGTTCTAAATTTGAAAGATGGATGGATGGTTagtagataaaatagatagatagatagatagatagatagatagatagatatgagagagagagagagagagagagagagagagagatagatagatagatagatagatagatagatagataatagatagatagatattagatgtatagatagatagatagatagatagatagatgtatagatagataaatagacagagacagaagatagatagatatgaaatagatagatagatatgagatagatagatagataaatagacagagagatagaagagagatagatagatagatagatagatagatagatagcaattGACCTTTAGATGAAAGATAAATTACCAtaaatagtagtagtaatatcattgtattattattattattattattattattaacaaaaaatatatataataataataataataataataataaaaaataataataataacaataatacatttatatattcatttatttgtGCTGTTTCGGGACACTATTTCCCCCACATCACTATTTGTCCCCCAGGAGGGATCCCCTCCCAACACTTCAGCACAGAAAACTTTCAGATAAGCTGCCGGATGCAGAAGCCCAATCTACTTGGTGTGCTGGGAGGAGGAATGTGTTGACATGGCTGCAGACCAAGATCATCATTGCTGAAAAAAAGCGACCTATTCTGACCCAGGAAAATGAAGCCTCCTTACATTCTCAttcatgtaatttacagaaataCATGAATGGTCTCATAGTTATTGGGTGTAGACACAGACCATGGCATTAGGATCAGCGTCTAGGACATCTCTAAAGGGCATCAGAAGAATCAAATTACTGATGTATTGCAAGGAAAGGAAAACCAGGGCCTTGTAGATtgtcaggctggaggacacaagaAATGAAGGCCCTGGATGTTGGTGCATCCACATTGTAATGGGAATGGTAGAGGAAGACATGAAGTATACACAGAACACACTCCCCTCTGATGGTAACCAGGAGTCAGTGTTTAGGACTTGCAGCTAATCAAAAATCtaattacatccaaatcagttcTGTCCATATAAGCATTAAGTGGCATAACTGTGAATCCATAGTGTAATTACCAGAGATGGAATGATTGGCTGAAATCAAGTCTTTAACATAAAGTTAAAGAATGTAAAAGACTAAGAtgcatttacaccaacagattatctgaccaatttctgtccaatcagaccaatagtcggTGTGTATGagcaaagatctgtgtgtgtattaggccaatgattggtcagatatctgtcagataatctgttggtgtaaatgcaCCATAACTTCAGTTTCCTTTTAATGCCATTGTACAGACTTGGGTCTGACCTTATGATATCAGTCCAATTAGAACAGTCAAGTGAAGTGTATTTTACaccttataatatattataatatacttAGATAAATAATCACATCAGAAGGCTTCCACCACTGAGTTTCCCATTCCTGGCCTTAACTAGCAGCAGTACAGGAACAATGGCTTCCTGACACATATCATCTGTACGAGGCTATCAGACCATTACTAGAACAATAAGACCACTACTAGGTTTGCTTCCATGTTATAGCTTGTCCTTGAGGGAGGGCAATGTCCATTTATACATGACATTTAGTGAAAATATTATGGAAGCAAATATTATCCTAACCTGTTCCCTGCCTTGCTGTATCTCACCCCACATGTTCTCCACACCATGTCCTTACATGCTCAGCCAGATGCAACCTGACACTGAATGAACCTGCAAGCCCTTATAATGACCATAGCACAGCCTGGGCTGACTGAGGCTATTAGGTAGGTATCTGAGATGAGCCTGAGCATGCAGGTAGCTCCCAGAGACCAACCTTAAAAGGAATTGTTGTCTGGATCCAAAAAGTGATCTACTGACTGCATGTGGTCTATATTTTCCTGCCCCCATCAAGATGCATTTGGACAGACCCCCTTCACAGTTTACCTATGGCCCACTGACATTCTGATCATTTAACCCTGGCATCCCTGGAGGATGCAGAACAAATGCCTGTGTATATAAAAGAGTCTTACCTCCTGAGCACTCCACCCAGCAGAGAAGCATTCAGGCACTCGGGCGGGGACAACCTTCTCTGTACTTCTGCCACTGTCACCTTGTACTTTGATGTGGAGCTTAGAAGAGACAGTCGTCCAGGAACTGAGCAGAAAACTTCATTGGGATTCACTACTCCACCGAAGAGATTGTCTTTGTTGAGAGAGAGGGACGACACTGCATGGTTATTGGATTTAGACAATGAGACAGGCCCTGAAAAGAGAAGGATGACAATGATGCCAAGAAACTACAAGGCCTGGGTACAAACACTTGGCTTCTGGGGACATCTCTAAAAGCAATAATAAAGGATCTCTTATAGAATAATACACATactcatacacatacacatacaccccAAAGTAGAAGTACTACTAATTATGGGGGACAATCTGTCCATAATGTAATAATATTAAAGCCTTCCTCATCTCAAATTGAGAAATGGATCATATTGTGTCCCTAGTCATTAATATTATATATGTAAAATCCCTCTGATAATACCTATAATCAAATCTCCTAAATATTTGGAAGGCAATGTACCTAAAGATGTCACCGCAGGGCTCAGGGTTAACTAACTTGCCAGTGATCAGGGTTAATACCGCAGGCAGAGAGAGGAGCACAAGCGCCACACTGAGGCGGAAAGTGGAAGTGCAGCTGCACATTGTCTGCTAAGGGAAAGCCTGTCTGATTTAATTACCGATTAAAGTTAGATAGTTCCCTAGTATAATACACCCCACACAACCTCATCCAACGCACCATTTGGAGTTCATATTAAGATTCTTCACACATAGGCATGAATCTATCACAGCACTTGACAATGCAGGCTAGATGTTCCTTATTCTGTATAGACAGCAGAAAACGAAATATCCTCCCTACTTATCACTGGGAAGAAATAAATTGCTTTCCTAAAACCATCAAATATATTCTGCCCTTAAACAAACAGGGAATGTAATTATATAATTATTATAACACTATTTCAATCAATATCTGAACTTCTGTTAATGATATATTATTGCGAATATTGCAAACAAAGTTCTATCTATCTTTATTaattaatgtatttatttatatatatttcactGTGTTATTAATTTATTGACACATTTAAATTATCCTAATTTGTCTGTACACTTCTTTCTACATTACACTCACTAATCAATGCGCAGAAGCAGAGTACAATGTATTTAAAGGCAATTGTCTTGATTTGAATCCATAATTCTAGCGCATTTTtaggacaaaaataaataaaatcgccCCCACTGTCATCCCCATGTAATTGTGCATGCACAGGACAGGAGCAAGCACATCAGTCCTCCGAAGTAAATGCAGTAAATCCAAGGATTGTTCCCATAATCTGGAACTGAAGGCGCTGTGGCCAGACACAGTGCACCCTGGTATTATGACGGCAGCTCTAATCATGTGGGTATGGATGGCCTGTGCATTTCATTTGTTGGGGAGAGTCAGACGTATGGGGGCTCTGGATAGATCACTTGTGACATTAATAGCTCTGGGGAGGCTAATAGAGACAATAGAAGCTAAACGAACTCTTGAGATTACTAATAGAAGAGCCAATTATCATGTTGACTTGGAAAGAGCATCTCAGTTAGATCAACTTACACTGGAGGAAGAAATAAAGCTGAAAACGTCTGCTTTCCTGCTAGAGATGCAATGTGTGTACCTAATAAACCCATTCCATTTTCTAGAGAGAAATATGGCTTCAATCATCAGCGACCTACTCTATCCAGCCATAGTATTTTATACAATTTCAGTCATTGTAAGGAATatgtagataatagatagatagatagatagatagatagatagatagatagatagatagatagatagatagatagataattagtagataaataatagaagatagatagatagataattagtagataaataatagaagatagatagatagataattcgttgataaataatagatagatagatagatagatagatagatagatagatagatagttcatagatagatagatagatatgagagagagataaatagatagatagatagatagatagatagatagatagatagatagatagatagatagataattcgtTGAtaaataatagatgatagatagatagatagatagatagatagatagatagatagatagatagatagatagatagatagatagatagatagatcatgcgttgataaataatagatagataattgatagatagatagatagatagatagatagataattcatAGATAGATAAAGCCCTAGGAATAAACTACAGATCAGATGCAAACATTCTAATATATCACATTACAACTGCTCAGCTCAGTACATCCTACACATTGCCCTATATACAGTGGGGAACAATAGCCTGCATGCATACAGCCCCACGTGTATGTCCAGAGTAAACATAAGACATATTCTTCTGTAGAGGAGCACACACTTGAATATTGCAGTCACACAGTCTTGACATACTTAAGGATGAAGCTTGGCAGTTTGGAGCATGGAAAGAAAAGCTTGTAGAGGCTTGTAAGGAATGCACAAGAGGAGAGCCTACCTTTCTTAATTACAGTCTGATCTGGGATGTTGATACCTTGGTCTTCTATGTGCTGCAACACAAAATACACAAATGTTTTAATGCGCCAATTTACAACAGGAGCCAGGGCAATGCTCAGGTCCTGTGTCACCATGTACACCAGAGCATAACCCTGCAAGACATGATCAGGAAAAGGGTGTACAGAACACAACACAAACtctctgaatatatatatatatatatatatatatatatatatatatatatatatatatatatatatatatatataattttatttattttttatttttgtcgatTATCAGCTTACTTAATGTAGCAGAGCCGAGGAGCTGAGATCATTTGGCTTCTATGCTTCTATGTGTAGAAAGCATTGCCATTACAAAGAGAAGAGGAAGCATGCTCCCGATGCAAGATTAGGAGAGATCAGCTGAAATGGATTGTGGAATCATAAATTATAAGGCGTCCTAATTGTATAATGAGTGGGGAGATCCGTCTGGCCCCACATCCATTTCTTCCTTTGATGTGGGAGTCTTGTCATATTGTGACCAGGCTGGTAACAGTGGCTGGCCTGTGGTTCTGACCCACAAGATGGGCCACTGACTGGAGTCCTCCCCATCACTCCTCATTGTCCAGCAGTCATGGGGATGATAACATTTTCCATTCGCTGGTGGATTTATGCTCCTGTTAATTGTGTCTGATCTGAATGATTCCGGGTGGATGGGGCTGCGTGGCTTTATTACGGCTTTTATTATACTCAATGCTCTCATTTGTAACTTGCCTAAAGTGCTCCTGCATTTAAGTCGAATTAAATAGAGAAATGTTCAGAGAGGACTACTACCCGTTTAACTATGTGGGGAAATAGCATCCCTTTATGCTGGATTTCCCAAACCTTGGAGTACGGGCTCAGACATCACTCAATATGGTACCGGTACCAGTGCTCCAGAAGATACAGGATTGTGCACTGCATTTATGAACCATTCTAGCAATATATAGTCATCATCATCACTGAGCAACTAATAACCAGAATAATAACTCCAACTTCTATTGGGGTGGGACATTTCTGTATACACATGGACCAGCCACCagcatccatccatctatctaatatctatctatacatctaatatctatctatacatctaatatctatccatctatacaTCTACacatctatccatctaatatctatatatacatctaataactatctatctatccatctaatatctatctatcccatatctatttatctatctatctaatatctatctatctctatctcatgtctatttctttctctctctctctatatatatatatatatatttatatatatatacacacacacacacacacacacaccttttgttatttttttctgtgtttatACATTAACTTATGTATTGCACATGCAAAAAAAAAGGTGTACATAcacatagataaatagatagatagatattagatacatacatacatagatatagatagatgatagataaatatATTCAAGTTTTTGCAGATCACATTAGCTGTGACATCCATCCCACACAAAACACATCACAACAAAGCTTTTAAATGATATCCCATCTTCCCCAAATCTCATCCTTCCACCACCCCAGCTCTGCAACCTGAGACTGTAATCGTTAATCTGTCATCACTTATTTCACAGCagtgtctaatcccagattttgGAAGTATTTGGTATGATAAGGAAACGTGCTGtcaattgtattattattattaatttttttttttattattatttttatttctattatcATCAATATGGTTTTGTGCAACAAAACGCTTAATATAAATGGAAGATGACAAGTCATGGGTAAAATGCGGGGTATTGATTGTATGGAGTTTCCCCCTGTACTAAATGATTCATGTCAGGATTAATTGTAAAGCATTTTATCGGTAACTATTAATATGCAAACCGCAGTGAAATAGTTTATTATTTGTAATCCAATAGTGGCTGAATTGTTGGCCCTGATGGGGTCTGTGTAATaatatactgaggaggagaatgGGAGCAGGGCTCAGTTTCATTTGTTATATCTTGCAGACATTGCAGCTGCAGGTATGGGGATGAATTGTATTTAATAGCTTCCTTAATTATAAAGGACAGATTATTTATTACAGAACACATCCATCCTGCCAGGCAGAGCTTTCATCTGAGGACTGATTGCCTTCATTCACCATCTCTGCTAGGTGCCCAGCTGTACAGGAGGGTGTTTGCTCTAGGATGACACATCTATTGAGGTGCATCCTGTACAAAAGGGTGAGGACTTGTCTGAGGAGTGGGTAGGAACTAAAACAAAAGTCTTACCGAGACATCTTCCATTGTGTGAGGTATGGAGTGGATGGGGATGTCTCCAATTCCTGAGCCTAGCCCATGAGGCCCATGCAGAAGGTCTTCATGCCGCCTGTAATCCCTGCGTGGGTCCAAGCCAGACAGTTGATGTGGTAGCCCCCGATGAGTGTGCAataggctggactcctggctctgcCTCTGTCCTGGCCATCCTGGATGCTGAGGTTGAGGTTGGGCATGGAGAGAATTGAGGCTATAGGGGTCATTAACGTGGGAATATGGATCTTGTGATTGGGAATATATGGGCTGGTACGGTGGAGGAAAATATGGCGGTTGAAAGTCAGTATTGGGGGTATGAGAAAGTGGGGGAGCACTGGCATAGGGGGACTGGCCCACTGGCCCCAACTGGGGTAACCTGCCTGTTCCATTACTGGTACCGTCATGACGATcctacagataacaaaaacagggCAATTAGTATGACATATCTACATACAGTTATTAGAAATATTAATATCATTCAGTATAATATCTATTCCTTTTGCAACACAATTATTATTCATTCATAGATACAACGAAATTCTGCACTTAAATCTGTGAAAATAGACAATTACTTTTAGAATCGGAAGTGGCACTGAGATACTAAACTAATATAACACTATTCTAAAAATATTCCATTATTATTTGAAGATGATAATAATAATGTTGCAATGGACACGACAAACGTCTGCAATACATAACAAATAACCCATAacatataataaaagaaaatatatacgaATATTGGCATTTTCACCATCCAGCAGCAATTTAAGGAAAATATGCTTTCAATGAAATCACATGCCCCATGCAAGCATATGTTTATGTTTAGCTAGGTAggacagattatatatatatatatatatatatatatatatatatatatatatatatatccatgttTTATAATATTAAGGAGTCATTTGATCAGGGAGAAAGCACAGGATGTATAAGATACAATCACATACATGTAAGTAATAGCGGTAATACAAATCACGGGGACTGCACAATGGGGTTTTGAAGGCAGGACTGGATGGAGCAGATTTATGTATATAAaagcacagtaaaaaaaaaaaaaaaggggaaagaaaaaagaaagagaaactatatatatatatatatatatatatatatatatatatatatatatatatacatataataaaacAACTCACCATAGCGGAAAAACTGTGCACTAACATGAGTGCTGCTAGTGATAAAAATcaatggaggaaaaaaaaaagaaaattgcacAAAAGTAGAACCAGACGAACAGAGAGAACCCTCGCCAGCCCTAGTATATCGCCACTAGAAAATCATAGGGACAGGGAATATCGGCCGCCGACCAAAGACCATAATCCATCAGATCTGCCAGCGATTCTTCATGTGAAAAAGGCAGGATTGGCCAAATGCAAAGTTTCTGGTTCTAAATGTCTCTTCCTTAATCCTTGGTGGACTGGTGTGCGATGGTTTTCTAGAATAGATGCAGCCTGCTCCCCTCCAAGCCCTAATAGCAGCAGATATTCATGACTATTAATATTACAGCAATACTTAATAAAGGAAGAATGGCTGGAAATCGAGCGTGAACCGAGGAGGCAACTCAAGGCAGAACCCTGTTCTAAATGACGTCCATTGAATGAAGAATCAGTGTATCTAATCAGAGGTGGAGGGGGAGGAAAAGA
Coding sequences within it:
- the TFAP2A gene encoding transcription factor AP-2-alpha isoform X2; this translates as MDQVQRTGDPGPSDPDMKSKGLESTENIPSSKRRTSELPMAYPGYSQDSQDRHDGTSNGTGRLPQLGPVGQSPYASAPPLSHTPNTDFQPPYFPPPYQPIYSQSQDPYSHVNDPYSLNSLHAQPQPQHPGWPGQRQSQESSLLHTHRGLPHQLSGLDPRRDYRRHEDLLHGPHGLGSGIGDIPIHSIPHTMEDVSHIEDQGINIPDQTVIKKDNLFGGVVNPNEVFCSVPGRLSLLSSTSKYKVTVAEVQRRLSPPECLNASLLGGVLRRAKSKNGGRSLREKLDKIGLNLPAGRRKAANVTLLTSLVEGEAVHLARDFGYVCETEFPAKAVAEYVNRQHSDPNEQVTRKNMLLATKQICKEFTDLLSQDRSPLGNSRPSPILEPGIQSCLTHFNLISHGFGSPAVCAAITALQNYLTEALKAMDKMYLNNNNHTDNSKGGDKDEKHRK
- the TFAP2A gene encoding transcription factor AP-2-alpha isoform X5, which produces MLVHSFSAMDRHDGTSNGTGRLPQLGPVGQSPYASAPPLSHTPNTDFQPPYFPPPYQPIYSQSQDPYSHVNDPYSLNSLHAQPQPQHPGWPGQRQSQESSLLHTHRGLPHQLSGLDPRRDYRRHEDLLHGPHGLGSGIGDIPIHSIPHTMEDVSHIEDQGINIPDQTVIKKDNLFGGVVNPNEVFCSVPGRLSLLSSTSKYKVTVAEVQRRLSPPECLNASLLGGVLRRAKSKNGGRSLREKLDKIGLNLPAGRRKAANVTLLTSLVEGEAVHLARDFGYVCETEFPAKAVAEYVNRQHSDPNEQVTRKNMLLATKQICKEFTDLLSQDRSPLGNSRPSPILEPGIQSCLTHFNLISHGFGSPAVCAAITALQNYLTEALKAMDKMYLNNNNHTDNSKGGDKDEKHRK
- the TFAP2A gene encoding transcription factor AP-2-alpha isoform X4, with the protein product MLVHSFSAMDRHDGTSNGTGRLPQLGPVGQSPYASAPPLSHTPNTDFQPPYFPPPYQPIYSQSQDPYSHVNDPYSLNSLHAQPQPQHPGWPGQRQSQESSLLHTHRGLPHQLSGLDPRRDYRRHEDLLHGPHGLGSGIGDIPIHSIPHTMEDVSHIEDQGINIPDQTVIKKGPVSLSKSNNHAVSSLSLNKDNLFGGVVNPNEVFCSVPGRLSLLSSTSKYKVTVAEVQRRLSPPECLNASLLGGVLRRAKSKNGGRSLREKLDKIGLNLPAGRRKAANVTLLTSLVEGEAVHLARDFGYVCETEFPAKAVAEYVNRQHSDPNEQVTRKNMLLATKQICKEFTDLLSQDRSPLGNSRPSPILEPGIQSCLTHFNLISHGFGSPAVCAAITALQNYLTEALKAMDKMYLNNNNHTDNSKGGDKDEKHRK
- the TFAP2A gene encoding transcription factor AP-2-alpha isoform X6; amino-acid sequence: MKMLWKLTDNIKYEECEDRHDGTSNGTGRLPQLGPVGQSPYASAPPLSHTPNTDFQPPYFPPPYQPIYSQSQDPYSHVNDPYSLNSLHAQPQPQHPGWPGQRQSQESSLLHTHRGLPHQLSGLDPRRDYRRHEDLLHGPHGLGSGIGDIPIHSIPHTMEDVSHIEDQGINIPDQTVIKKGPVSLSKSNNHAVSSLSLNKDNLFGGVVNPNEVFCSVPGRLSLLSSTSKYKVTVAEVQRRLSPPECLNASLLGGVLRRAKSKNGGRSLREKLDKIGLNLPAGRRKAANVTLLTSLVEGEAVHLARDFGYVCETEFPAKAVAEYVNRQHSDPNEQVTRKNMLLATKQICKEFTDLLSQDRSPLGNSRPSPILEPGIQSCLTHFNLISHGFGSPAVCAAITALQNYLTEALKAMDKMYLNNNNHTDNSKGGDKDEKHRK
- the TFAP2A gene encoding transcription factor AP-2-alpha isoform X3; translation: MSMLARMQDWQDRHDGTSNGTGRLPQLGPVGQSPYASAPPLSHTPNTDFQPPYFPPPYQPIYSQSQDPYSHVNDPYSLNSLHAQPQPQHPGWPGQRQSQESSLLHTHRGLPHQLSGLDPRRDYRRHEDLLHGPHGLGSGIGDIPIHSIPHTMEDVSHIEDQGINIPDQTVIKKGPVSLSKSNNHAVSSLSLNKDNLFGGVVNPNEVFCSVPGRLSLLSSTSKYKVTVAEVQRRLSPPECLNASLLGGVLRRAKSKNGGRSLREKLDKIGLNLPAGRRKAANVTLLTSLVEGEAVHLARDFGYVCETEFPAKAVAEYVNRQHSDPNEQVTRKNMLLATKQICKEFTDLLSQDRSPLGNSRPSPILEPGIQSCLTHFNLISHGFGSPAVCAAITALQNYLTEALKAMDKMYLNNNNHTDNSKGGDKDEKHRK
- the TFAP2A gene encoding transcription factor AP-2-alpha isoform X1, translating into MDQVQRTGDPGPSDPDMKSKGLESTENIPSSKRRTSELPMAYPGYSQDSQDRHDGTSNGTGRLPQLGPVGQSPYASAPPLSHTPNTDFQPPYFPPPYQPIYSQSQDPYSHVNDPYSLNSLHAQPQPQHPGWPGQRQSQESSLLHTHRGLPHQLSGLDPRRDYRRHEDLLHGPHGLGSGIGDIPIHSIPHTMEDVSHIEDQGINIPDQTVIKKGPVSLSKSNNHAVSSLSLNKDNLFGGVVNPNEVFCSVPGRLSLLSSTSKYKVTVAEVQRRLSPPECLNASLLGGVLRRAKSKNGGRSLREKLDKIGLNLPAGRRKAANVTLLTSLVEGEAVHLARDFGYVCETEFPAKAVAEYVNRQHSDPNEQVTRKNMLLATKQICKEFTDLLSQDRSPLGNSRPSPILEPGIQSCLTHFNLISHGFGSPAVCAAITALQNYLTEALKAMDKMYLNNNNHTDNSKGGDKDEKHRK